The DNA region AAACTTGACAAAACCATCATCCGATTTGGACATATgccatgatttatttatttttggaattaattccatgaaataaaacaaaaaatagtgCCGCTCCCGAGCCGGAAGGGACTAGCTTATAGGAATGGACAACTTAGAGTGGTTGGAATATTTTTACAGAAAATGTACtcctatatttttaaaaaattacgaATTGTTTGAAAAGTTTAATAGTACTGTATTGCATGTTTCATATGGAGATGCAGCGATGATCCAATGATTTACTTTTAGCATCTGTTGTTGGAATCTAATtgctttttagtttttattcaTGCATGTAGATGTATATAGGTTTCTTACACATATTCTCTAGGTTTTCACATTTTTTCTTCAAATAAAATACGCCCTTAAAATATACGAAGAACTATATACAGATTGAAAATCTTTTAGAAAAATTAGGTCATTGTGACAAGtttcaataaaattatatatatttggtGAGAAGCTAGGCCATTAAAGATTGAATTTAGCATTAATCATACTATGATTTATATCGtacacattattattattattattatcatcaagTAAGATGAGATATTGATTTATATATATGTCGGAAATTGTTTAGTCGTAGCCATGATATTGATTTGGTACTAAAAAAATTGTGGTCAAAACTATAGAAATGGCTAGTGAAGTCAAGACTGAACTTTcaacttaattttgtgacattttattttatagttaaTTATTCGAGCTACTTATTTGCATACGTATAATATGACAAAGCTCTCTGTCAAGGCATATAACATTTGATGCATAGTCCCAACTAATTAATCATTATGAAAAGTAACTGATTCTGGTCTTACTTGATTCTTTTTCACTTTCTTGGTGCTACGAATGAGTGACATTTTTGGTTTTATGTTTGTCCCTTATTAATATGGCAGAGATTTTGTTTGTCATGGCAGCATGTGTAAAGTGGCAAATACATGACAGAGTGTCAACTAATTTATGTTTAGAATGAATAGAATATGTGTGATCGAAGTAAATGATTATAGCTAATTGTGAtttaagaaaggaaaaaaatttaattttgatcaaTCAAAGATAATCAAGTAAGAAAGGAGTATTATTCATTTCCTTGAAGTTTATATAGAGAGTTGGATGTAATAGAATTGATTACCCAGACACAATAGTATACACTTTTTCAAGTCTTTTATTTTATGCattactattttcatttttgcatTCTACTATCATGGTATCAAAGCCATTAACGATCTACAAATAATGACTAGTTCATTCATTATAATACCTAAATTATGAACCTATACAATTTCAAATTGAAGTGACCCATGGATATAAGCAAAACTATCAGCAAACTGAAATTCTCTTTGATGTGAGTCAAATTCGTCAATAAAAAATCGATGAGTTCCTTGATAGAAGGTTAAACTATCTATGAAATTGCAAAAGCTCATTGAAAAGAGCTAAAATTTCAATGAAAAATGAAGAAGCTCCATTACACAATCATAAACTATCAATAAAAATTGATTACCTAATATATTTGGCAATTCATTAACTGCAAAGtacttataattatttatagaggGCTGAAGTTCAACTATTTGATCCGTTTAACTAACCAAAAAACTATTCGATCTGTTTTATTTCACTAATTAAAACaaatttcattatatatcaAATCCTTTTCTTCCCTCGTAAATTCCCACTATGGTGACATGAATATTTGTACTCCCTTATATAAGCTATACCTTCATAGTTTTTCAATGCGCACAACTCTTGTCGAAGAAAATCGATCAAGTGAAGATTCAAAATCAAGAATCTAATTCATtcttattattcaattttaatgATCAacctctttcttttttctttattatttcgTTATACATTTTCAGGTCAGAAATGGGGTGTTGGTCTCAAAATTAAGACAAACTCGATGGCCGAAGTTAGCCCTTCCGACGAGCAACAATCGCCAGCAGCCGGAGAGAAATCTCCGAGAAAAAGAGCAAAGCCGTCGAAAATGTTGCATACTACAAACTCTTTTCCTTTGCAGACGCCACCGATTGGGCATTGATGGTGATCGGAGTAATAACATCCGTGGCGAGCGGTTTGGCTTTGCCGGTCATGACTTTCCTCTACGGAGAATTAGCCAACGCGTTCGACCACAACGTTGGTAACCAAGCCGTTGTCCATGAAGTCTCCAAGGTACTATAAAATCTCTTTGGTTGCAAATTTATCACaagaaaatgagaaacaaatttatcatgccatagtGTTTTCGGCCGACCCTAAGGGAAAATTAGGCCCCGATGCTCGAAACATTGTTAAGTGATATGATATGATTGAATTTGTGTAGGTGGCCTTAAGGTTCTTTTATCTTGCCTTGGGGTCAGGAGTAGCTGCTTTTTCACGTAAGTATTGAAAACAATTAGCTCATATAGTATATATTTGAAATATAACACAATATAAGCAATTAATATATTTCtacatttatttttgttttgtcaAATATTGGCAGAGGTGTCTTGCTGGATGATCACAGGAGAAAGGCAGGCTGCTCGGATTCCAAACTTATACTGAGGTATAAGTTTTATTTAATCAATTACACATCATTAATATATGTCGGAGAAATTTGATTTATGTTCCGCTTGACATGATTCAATTAGGGCTAAATTGTTAGATGgattactatattttaatttgatttatgttCCATCGGAACAAATGACGTGGCAAGTTCAATCTCGttgttttttattattgaaCTCGCCACTTCACTTTTTGGTCTCACTTTGTCAATAGTCATTGTCACGCCAGTTTTGATTTGGTCGGAGTTTGAATTAATGAGAACATCTTACGTGCATTGGTGTTTATGTAGATATTTCAATTCTCAATTATGGGGGGAAATctcatagtactataaattaaaacTGGTTGATTTACATATAATTAATCTTGTTTGGTTAAACATTCTTTTATGTGGACAACTTTTAGCATTTAGTATGACATAAAGCATGTTTTTCCTTGAGAATTTCTTAAAGCTAAACAAAGAAATTGCGCTACACAAAACATGATAGTAGTagtttaattgaattgaatCCGATCCAAATTGAAGGATTTGGTCTGAATCGATGTGATGCAGAAGTTGTACGAGGAAGCGACTCAAGTTGCGAGTGATGGTGTAGGAAATATTAGAACCGTAGCTTCATTTTGCGCGGAGGAGAAGGTGATGGAGCTTCACGGGCAAAAATGCAAGCAGCCGGTGAAACTAGGGACGAAGCACGGGAGCTTTCCATGTGGCGAGACAAGGGGGACGAGACGGGATGCAGGTGGTCTAATGTTTCAAGAGTCGGGGTACAGATTATCAGCTCCGAAACCACATATACATTCGAACTAGTAGATTGGATACTTAGGTTTCTATCTTTGTCAATTGACAACATTTGGTTAATCACATTTGCATAGGTCGGTCCCCATACTAATAATCTTTAAACACTTGTAGGGATGATGATGAGTAGAGGCACGGTCACGGTCATGGATAACATCAAAACCAGGACTATATATCTGTTATACAACTGCACAACCTACCATGTAAATCTAATTCTTCAACTCTGCCCAAAATTCACCCACAAATCAACATCATTAAAACTCACCTCCTGCGAGATGCAACTATACCACAGTATGGGCGTCATGCGTCGTTCTCAATTGCAAAATTTGTCCATCATCATATGTAAATGTTCCCACAATTCTAAttcactactactactactactactttaattgtatttaaattaaaatcacaATTCTTCTTTAATAAACTAATGTACTATACGGCATTATAAATCTTTAAACTACATAATCATGAATCAAACTAGGAGATAACTTAAATAAAGATCACACTAATCGGATGCTATATTATTGTAATCTCTTTTTTTTGGCAATTATTCacatcatatatatatagacttaGAGAAAGCTATACAAGGTAAAATATAATCACCGTAATTATCTCAATCAAATCTCCCTAAAATCTCGGCCTATAATCTCCTCCTAATACCTGTAAGATACTCCATATCTTCTTTCAACACTATAAACCTAAGTTTTTATTAAGAAATAAACTTAGGAGCAGATGGATACCCAAACTCTCTATCTTCCTAAAGAAATGATCGAAGAAATACTATCAAATCTTCCCGTTAAACCACTCTTGAGATTCAGGTGCGTTTCGAAATCATGGTGCTGTTTAATCGGCAGCAACCAATTCATCAAAACCCATCTCCAGAAATCAAAACCAAGTCATGAGCGTTGGCAAAGCATCTTCATGTCCGATTCCAAAAACCCTAACCATCGGTTAAACCGATGCCCTCGTGATGATCTGATTCCCATAGATGATCCGATTAACCATCATCTCATCCCCGGCAGTAAATTTGTGGGTCATATCAATGGGTTGGTGTGTATTCGCAATTTACCAGCTTTATTCTTTTTGTGGAACCCAACCACTAGAATCTCCATCCAATTAACCAAACCAGACTGTGAGCTTGAATGTATCGTGAAATCAGGGTTTGGTTGGGATCCCCAAAGTGATGCATACAAGGTGTTCGCTGTTTTGTctaaaaagaaaacaaggaTGAGTAAGATTTACAGCAGCAAAACAAATTCATGGAAAACAGTAGAGCAGCACGGGAGTCTTGATTTGGTTGATGTGGATGGGGAGTTTTCTTGTGGGAGGATCTGCTGGCTTGAGAGAAATGGATGGATTGAAACATTCGACTTGAGGAGTGAGGTGTTTGGGAGGATAGAGCTTCACTGGAAACAAATGGCTGGCGATCACCTCTGGTTGAAGTCGTGGATTCAATACGACCTTTGTGTGGTGTACTATGATTCAgacaagaaaatgaagaaagttTGGCTGCTATTGCCTCTACATGGAGAGAAGCAGGCTTGGTTTGAATTGGATACGCGCGGTGCTTGCATTCCTTATTCTAATTCGAAGACTTGTTACTGTGTTGAGAGTTTAGTGCCACCAGTTTCTCAGAAGAGTGCTTGAAGAATATGGTTATGGTATTAGTTAGTTTTATGCTTTCTacgttttgttttgttttttggttaattataaattttacgAACTAAGTTTGTTGATTTAAGTTTGTTTACATGAACAAACTTATCTTGATGATTTAAGTTTGTTTACCTTGGTGGTTTATTTCCATAATTTACTTGATTAGTTAGGGTTTTGGTGATTTAAGTTTGTTTACATGAACAAACTTATCTTGGtgatttatttccatattttaTCTGATTAGTTGGtgttttattttgatgttaATTACTTGTTTATGTCATCTTGTTACTATTAATTTTGTGATTGGGGACCATTACTCgatttatttccatatttaaTACTCTAATGATCTGATTTGTTTATGATATGCTGCTTGATAAATGATAGACTCATTGTGGTTCTTAActgattttatgattttggtccaaaacattatcttttgaattattcggttcGGTctttcacaaataaaaacgggtcacatttgtccaaatttgacggaaccggtGAATATGGACTTACCTGATTTTGACCATATGAATTAAAAATGACAAGGGGCAATGGGCTGAGGAGTTGCTGGGGAAGTCCTGAAAGGGACAGCAGACGGTTGGAGGGGCGATGAAAACATAGGAGGGCCAGGGGGAGTGCTCAAATGAGGAGGGGGCATCCCATTAACCGGAGACGGCAAATTAGGGGTCTTGATCGACGGAGGAGGTATCTGATTCGGCTGTATCAGCACCGGGGGAGGTGGACCACCGAATCCTCCTCGATGCATCTAAATTAGAGGGTGAAACAGTAGACGAGtaaccgccgccgccgctagAAGAAGAAGACTGCTGCTGTCTATTGGCCATTAGGAATTAGGATTCACTGTTTTCCCATCCGATTCTGAAAAATGAATTATAGATCTAGGTAACCTTCAATTAAGCCTATGAATTATGGATCAGATCGACCGAGTGGCGGAGAGAATCGGTGTGTGGAAGTTTCTCCGGTGAAATAAATCGTCGAATTTGACGGCAAAACCCAGCCGATCTTCCTTCAGCTCGACGGCAACGGATTAAGCCTGATTTCACTGTAACATAGAGCAAAGGAGGTGGATCGGACGAAAATGAATGATCGCAATTACATTTACATTTgcattattatcatttttaaattaattaaaaatgattaattagGTTAAATCgagtaaataatttaaaagataatgtttaagatcaaaatcgtaaaatcgcgGATCAAAATGGGCCTTTAGTCTAAATGATAATGTCATCCTTATCTCCataatttaattgaagagtttataatttgattttgagagatatattttatttaaataatatatgatttggttttattttgatttatttcgGGACATCTTTatgattaaatttatttctattAGTACGAGATATCCTCCAAATCTTAGTAGAAATGTACCGGCATGCAATTCATAAGAAATCAGGCAATAATTTGAACGCATTTGCGAGAATGTTTGCGCTTTATGCATAGCGAATAtattcactatataattttagAGCAAgttatttggtatttttgtttagttagtgtgaatattttctaaaaaagtgaaatgactTAATTTTAATGGAATGATTAAAAATGAAGCATGATTCAACACTAGTGTCACGATGGGAGTgtaaaatattttcattattgcttttatcaaataatatatttataattataataggACTGAAAAATTGTGTTATTATTAAGTTGTCTTGACAACCCATTAAGATTTAAGAACACTAAATATTAAGAAAACCATCAATCCAAACACGATACCAACTTGCTACATTGAAATACGAAAATAATCCACATTCAACATACCCTGACATCACGTGATAGCCATACGACACGGCATGAAAGGATATGAAGTAGCGACATATTGACAAGATGGTTATTAGTGGCGGATTCAGTATTTTCTATTTGGGAtttgataaataattataatgatTCGAAACTTCAAATTCTAATCTATCCTTTTTCCCAATCCCttatattgtactccctccgtctcatgttactcgcacttttcatttttaaatttgggattaattttttagtataattaaattagaattttaaatgtaataagacatcacttaataaatgaactcttaacttaaactaacatattaattaaatacattaattctaacttaaactataaatagtgtaagtagtttgaGATAAGTTGAAATGaaacagtgcaagtaacatgagacggagggaTTAGTATAATTTGTTTCTCaattaaatttatgattttatttttattggagTATTAAAAACATCATGAAAATATGTATTCGAAGAAAATCGAttagataaaaaataatatgGCACATGCACCAAAAGATAATTGCATTATTATCTGTACATATATAAAGGGGAATTTTGGGAAAAATAACCGAAATGCTATTATgaatattataataaattagaataaaaaaatttataaataaatactttCGGTTACTCATCCATTTGGTTGTACAATTAATGAATTAATTGAGGAATGATAAGAGTCAATAGAATCAAAGGGAATTTACAGAGAATTTTAAGAAAGATAACGGAAATGAAGAGTCTTAATCAAATCTCTATAAAAGGAACAAAAAAATGATGAAGTAATGAGAGAGAGAATCAATTAGAACATGTGTTTTAGTATGCAGGTAGAGATGCTGAGAATTGTGGATATCTAGCTCAGAAAATTGTGTGATATTTGTGGGGAAGAAGTGAGAACACAAGCAGAGCCGTGAAGACTTTCCTTTTACAATATTTCTTAAGGAATTATTCTCAAGGTACTAGGAATTCACACCAACATTACCAAGGCAGACGAACGTCCAAGCTACCCGCGCCCGCCCCCGTGCCTGCGCCTGTGCCCGCGCCCCCCGCTCGTGCTAGTGCTTGCGCTTGTCGATGCCTCAGCAGTATCATCAACATCACTGGACACAGCTGGTCTATCTGGCGTCCTGAGCATTTCTCTGAATAAGGGCACAGCTGGTGTATTTGGCGTCCTGAGCATTTCTCTGAAAAAGGACTCCAGAGGAATAGCTACGTCACCCTTTTCCATAGTGATTTCGTGTCCCAGCATATCTCGGAGCACCGACCCCTGGCTAGGTAAAGGCAAGGCTTCTGCATGCATTTCACCACGGACAGCAACTGGAGCAGAAGAACTAGAACCCGCAACAATAGACGACGCTTTCTGGGGTACTGCAATAGGATACACacacataaatatattaaagtGCCGATATTCACAACCATCACTGCTATGAGCAAGCTATTTGACAAGTCTGTGATCCATTTTTATTATAGTGGTGTCAAGAATGTGGTATTTCCTAAATACTAAAGACCAGGCAACATAaactattaaaataaaaaaccaaGTATCTACCAGCATGGGTTGGGGTGCAGCTTATGATTGCCAAATAAATAAGGATAGAAAAGAGACACGCTTATACCAATTAGCAGCTGCATCATTGTCTGACTGAAATTAATTTGCAGGAAACAGAAACTATTAGTGGAGTATCATTTATAATACAGGTAGAACCTGAATCCTACAGCCTACAACAATCATTTTACCTCATCCTAAACTACAGGCTCTTCCTAAATTCCTAATACCAAAAGCACTTATTAGTTCATAACTTATCAAAAGAAACAGACCCAATACAACTAAAATGCTAGA from Salvia splendens isolate huo1 chromosome 9, SspV2, whole genome shotgun sequence includes:
- the LOC121747370 gene encoding F-box/kelch-repeat protein At3g23880-like, whose product is MDTQTLYLPKEMIEEILSNLPVKPLLRFRCVSKSWCCLIGSNQFIKTHLQKSKPSHERWQSIFMSDSKNPNHRLNRCPRDDLIPIDDPINHHLIPGSKFVGHINGLVCIRNLPALFFLWNPTTRISIQLTKPDCELECIVKSGFGWDPQSDAYKVFAVLSKKKTRMSKIYSSKTNSWKTVEQHGSLDLVDVDGEFSCGRICWLERNGWIETFDLRSEVFGRIELHWKQMAGDHLWLKSWIQYDLCVVYYDSDKKMKKVWLLLPLHGEKQAWFELDTRGACIPYSNSKTCYCVESLVPPVSQKSA